Proteins from a genomic interval of Aureimonas sp. AU20:
- the pheT gene encoding phenylalanine--tRNA ligase subunit beta, whose amino-acid sequence MKFTLSWLKDHLDTDATLEEIAERLTSIGLEVESLDTKAALRPFTIARVIDAKRHPDADKLQVLTVDAGPGVNEGKPLQVVCGAPNARAGLIGVLGLPGAYVPGLDVTLGVGKIRGVESFGMMCSERELELSEEHNGIIELPEGAPVGTAFADYAGIADPVIEINLTPNRPDATGVAGIARDLAASGLGTLKTPTVARIEGEGACPVALKIESPVCRGFALRLVSGVTNGPSPDWMQKRLRAIGLRPINTLVDITNYVTFDRGRPLHVFDAKKVAGALTVRAAVEGEEILGLDGRTHKLPAGTCIIADDKGPESIAGIMGGEHSGCDETTTDVLLESALWEPLAIARTGRTLGIITDARYRFERGVDPAFTEAGLDLATKMILDLCGGTPSQRVVEAMQPVEMARIALPFTEVKRLTGLDVSPERQVDILETLGFQVERQGDGAEVTAPSWRPDIEGKADLVEEVMRLVGVDHIEPQPLPRLSGVNTRILTQAQLRDRAARRTLAARGLAEAVTYSFLSAPAAEAFGGGQPALKLENPIAADLSDMRPSLLPNLLQAAQRNAQRGFADTALFEVGAIYRSVEPDGQRRVAGGIRRGTAGHAGAGRDWSGHAAPVGVFDAKADAITALEAIGVPADRLQFETPASAWYHPGRSGRIKMGPKTVLAEFGEFHPRVLKSLDLAGTYAGFEVFLDEAPEPKRKPTRTKPVLQLSNFQPVRRDFAFVVPSEVEAIKLVRAAEGADKKLVGEVRVFDIFEGAALGEGRKSIAIEVTLKPAERTLTDEDLEAVSGKIVAAVAKATGGTLRG is encoded by the coding sequence ATGAAGTTCACCCTGTCCTGGCTGAAGGACCATCTCGACACCGACGCCACGCTGGAGGAGATCGCCGAGCGCCTCACCTCGATCGGCCTCGAGGTGGAAAGCCTCGACACCAAGGCGGCGCTGCGTCCCTTCACCATCGCCCGCGTCATCGACGCCAAGCGCCACCCCGACGCCGACAAGCTGCAGGTTCTCACCGTCGATGCCGGCCCCGGCGTCAACGAAGGCAAGCCGCTGCAGGTTGTCTGCGGCGCGCCCAATGCGCGCGCGGGGCTCATTGGCGTTCTCGGCCTGCCCGGCGCCTATGTGCCGGGCCTCGACGTGACGCTCGGCGTCGGCAAGATTCGCGGCGTCGAGAGCTTCGGCATGATGTGCTCGGAGCGCGAGCTGGAACTGTCGGAAGAGCACAACGGCATCATCGAGCTGCCCGAGGGCGCGCCGGTCGGCACGGCGTTCGCCGACTATGCCGGCATCGCCGACCCCGTGATCGAGATCAACCTGACGCCGAACCGGCCGGACGCGACAGGCGTCGCCGGCATCGCGCGCGATCTCGCCGCCTCGGGCCTCGGCACGCTGAAGACGCCGACTGTCGCCCGCATCGAGGGCGAGGGCGCGTGCCCGGTGGCGCTCAAGATCGAGAGCCCGGTCTGCAGGGGCTTCGCGCTCCGCCTCGTCTCGGGCGTCACCAACGGCCCTTCGCCGGACTGGATGCAGAAGCGCCTTCGCGCCATCGGCCTGCGCCCGATCAACACGCTGGTGGACATCACAAACTACGTCACCTTCGACCGGGGCCGGCCGCTCCACGTCTTCGACGCCAAGAAGGTGGCAGGCGCGCTCACCGTGCGCGCGGCAGTCGAGGGCGAAGAAATCCTCGGCCTCGACGGGCGCACGCACAAGCTGCCCGCCGGCACCTGCATCATCGCCGACGACAAGGGGCCGGAATCGATTGCCGGCATCATGGGCGGCGAGCACTCCGGCTGCGACGAGACGACGACGGACGTGTTGTTGGAATCGGCACTCTGGGAGCCGCTGGCGATCGCCCGCACGGGCCGCACGCTCGGCATCATCACTGACGCGCGCTACCGGTTCGAGCGCGGCGTCGACCCGGCCTTCACGGAAGCCGGCCTCGACCTCGCGACGAAGATGATCCTCGATCTGTGCGGCGGCACGCCCTCCCAGCGCGTGGTGGAGGCCATGCAGCCGGTGGAAATGGCGCGCATCGCCCTGCCCTTCACCGAGGTGAAGCGCCTGACCGGGCTCGACGTCTCGCCCGAGCGGCAGGTCGATATTCTGGAAACGCTGGGCTTCCAGGTCGAGCGTCAGGGCGACGGCGCCGAGGTCACAGCGCCCTCCTGGCGGCCGGACATCGAGGGCAAGGCCGATCTCGTGGAAGAGGTCATGCGCCTCGTCGGCGTCGACCATATCGAGCCGCAGCCGCTGCCGCGCCTGTCGGGCGTCAACACGCGCATCCTCACCCAGGCGCAGTTGCGCGACCGCGCCGCGCGCCGCACCCTGGCCGCGCGCGGCCTTGCCGAGGCCGTCACCTATTCCTTCCTTTCCGCCCCGGCGGCGGAGGCCTTCGGCGGCGGCCAGCCGGCGCTGAAGCTGGAAAATCCGATCGCGGCCGATCTCTCCGACATGCGGCCCTCGCTCCTGCCGAACCTTCTTCAGGCCGCGCAGCGCAACGCCCAGCGCGGTTTTGCCGACACGGCCCTGTTCGAGGTCGGCGCGATCTATCGCTCGGTCGAGCCGGACGGGCAGCGGCGCGTTGCGGGCGGCATCCGGCGCGGCACTGCGGGCCATGCCGGCGCGGGGCGCGACTGGAGCGGCCATGCCGCCCCGGTCGGCGTGTTCGACGCCAAGGCCGATGCGATCACCGCACTGGAGGCGATCGGCGTGCCGGCGGACCGGCTCCAGTTCGAGACGCCGGCCAGCGCCTGGTATCATCCCGGCCGCTCGGGCCGCATCAAGATGGGACCGAAGACGGTTCTGGCCGAGTTCGGCGAGTTCCATCCGCGCGTCCTGAAGAGCCTCGACCTCGCGGGCACCTATGCCGGCTTCGAGGTCTTCCTGGACGAAGCGCCCGAGCCCAAGCGCAAGCCGACGCGCACCAAGCCGGTGCTGCAGCTTTCCAACTTCCAGCCGGTGCGGCGCGACTTCGCCTTCGTCGTCCCCTCCGAGGTGGAGGCGATCAAGCTGGTGCGCGCCGCCGAGGGCGCGGACAAGAAGCTGGTCGGCGAGGTGCGTGTCTTCGACATTTTCGAAGGCGCGGCGCTGGGCGAGGGCCGGAAGTCCATCGCCATCGAAGTGACGCTGAAGCCGGCCGAGCGCACGCTGACCGACGAGGATCTGGAAGCCGTGTCGGGCAAGATCGTCGCTGCCGTCGCGAAAGCCACCGGCGGCACGCTGCGCGGCTGA
- a CDS encoding Gfo/Idh/MocA family protein has protein sequence MLRWGILSGAKIAREQVIPGIVKAEGCVLSAIASRDLGRAQALAEHFGARHAFGSYEALLESPEVDAVYIPLPTSQHVEWAHRAIEAGKHVLVEKPLALKASDIEPLIAARDRAGVEVAEAFMVRHHPQWALVRDWIADGRIGRLRHVQGAFSYYNVDPANMRNQIELGGGALPDIGVYPVVTTRLATGTEAVSARATIERDPNFGTDMFADCSVDFPEFRLNFYVSTQMAARQTMVFHGTDGFIEVDGAFNAGLYAQAAVHWHDRSHGRAETARFGGADQYRLQAEAFARKVAGGGDDIFPLEDSIRNQRVIDALYRSDASGGGTVAV, from the coding sequence ATGCTGCGTTGGGGCATCCTGTCGGGCGCTAAGATTGCCCGCGAGCAGGTCATTCCGGGGATCGTGAAGGCGGAAGGCTGCGTCCTGTCTGCCATCGCCAGCCGCGATCTCGGCCGCGCTCAGGCGCTGGCCGAGCATTTCGGCGCGCGCCACGCCTTCGGCTCCTACGAGGCGCTGCTCGAGAGCCCGGAGGTGGACGCGGTCTATATCCCGCTGCCGACCAGTCAGCATGTGGAATGGGCGCACCGCGCGATCGAGGCCGGCAAGCATGTCCTGGTGGAAAAGCCGCTGGCGCTGAAGGCCAGCGACATCGAGCCGCTGATCGCGGCGCGAGACCGGGCCGGCGTCGAGGTGGCGGAGGCCTTCATGGTGCGCCATCACCCGCAATGGGCCTTGGTGCGCGATTGGATCGCGGACGGGCGCATCGGGCGGCTGCGCCATGTGCAGGGCGCCTTCTCCTACTACAATGTCGACCCCGCCAACATGCGCAACCAGATCGAGCTCGGCGGCGGCGCGCTGCCCGATATCGGCGTTTATCCCGTGGTCACGACGCGCCTCGCTACCGGAACGGAAGCCGTCTCGGCACGCGCCACGATCGAGCGCGACCCGAATTTCGGTACGGACATGTTCGCCGACTGCTCGGTGGACTTTCCCGAGTTCCGCCTGAACTTCTACGTCTCGACCCAGATGGCGGCGCGCCAGACCATGGTGTTCCACGGCACGGACGGTTTCATCGAAGTGGATGGCGCCTTCAACGCCGGGCTCTACGCCCAGGCCGCCGTCCACTGGCACGACCGCTCGCATGGCCGGGCCGAGACGGCGCGCTTCGGCGGGGCGGATCAGTACCGGCTGCAGGCCGAAGCCTTCGCGCGCAAGGTGGCGGGCGGCGGAGACGACATCTTCCCTCTGGAGGATTCCATTCGCAACCAGCGCGTGATCGACGCGCTCTACCGCTCCGACGCCTCGGGCGGCGGCACGGTCGCGGTCTGA
- the mepA gene encoding penicillin-insensitive murein endopeptidase has protein sequence MTLGSRTRLSLFALGLLTALSAPAEAQTPAKELFGAEARPNAGPPQSIGFYSKGCLSGGMEMPKDGPTWQVMKPSRNRAFAHPTMIRFLQRLSGDAAREANWRGLLFGDMAQPRGGPMKDGHASHQIGLDADIYLTEMPTRRLSPHERDTMPLPSVIDKRTNHIDLSRWRPEMLKLIRTAAREPEVERIFVHPGIKEQLCKTAGRDRVWLNKVRPMYGHDYHFHVRIVCQPGSPNCQPQEPTGTGDGCDKLDYWFNVALRPPKPSAKPYKKPPPIFMSALPKACNAVLNAPDKGGAVMAASPAQSREPVAAALSDDFDTGAAPIPPAAPRLPAPPAAATAPAYAPEPAEALPMPRFRPAN, from the coding sequence ATGACGCTTGGATCTCGAACGCGCCTGTCGCTCTTCGCGCTCGGGCTGCTTACGGCCCTTTCCGCCCCGGCCGAAGCCCAGACCCCCGCCAAGGAGCTGTTCGGGGCGGAGGCGCGGCCCAATGCCGGGCCGCCCCAGAGCATCGGCTTCTATTCCAAGGGCTGCCTGTCGGGCGGCATGGAAATGCCCAAGGACGGGCCGACCTGGCAGGTCATGAAGCCCTCGCGCAACCGCGCCTTCGCCCATCCCACGATGATCCGCTTCCTGCAGCGCCTGTCGGGCGACGCGGCGCGCGAGGCGAACTGGCGCGGGCTCCTGTTCGGCGACATGGCGCAGCCGCGCGGCGGCCCGATGAAGGACGGCCACGCCTCGCACCAGATCGGCCTCGACGCCGACATCTATCTCACCGAAATGCCGACGCGCCGACTGTCCCCGCACGAGCGCGACACGATGCCCCTGCCCTCGGTGATCGACAAGCGCACCAACCATATCGACCTGTCGCGCTGGCGCCCCGAGATGCTGAAGCTCATTCGCACCGCCGCGCGCGAGCCGGAGGTGGAGCGCATCTTCGTGCATCCCGGCATCAAGGAGCAGCTCTGCAAGACGGCGGGGCGCGACCGCGTCTGGCTGAACAAGGTGCGCCCGATGTACGGGCACGACTATCATTTCCACGTGCGCATCGTCTGCCAGCCGGGCTCGCCCAACTGCCAGCCGCAGGAGCCGACCGGCACGGGCGACGGCTGCGACAAGCTGGACTACTGGTTCAACGTGGCGCTGCGCCCGCCCAAGCCGAGCGCCAAGCCCTACAAGAAGCCGCCTCCGATCTTCATGTCGGCCTTGCCCAAGGCCTGCAACGCGGTTCTGAACGCGCCGGACAAGGGCGGCGCCGTGATGGCCGCCTCGCCCGCGCAGAGCCGCGAGCCGGTAGCCGCCGCCTTGTCGGACGATTTCGACACGGGCGCCGCCCCCATCCCACCCGCCGCCCCGCGCCTGCCGGCGCCCCCGGCAGCCGCGACGGCCCCCGCCTATGCGCCGGAGCCCGCCGAGGCGCTGCCCATGCCCCGCTTCCGCCCGGCGAACTAA